GGCTGCGGTGGACGCTGCCGTCACGGCCGGGCCTGCCGGGTTGGCTTGCGCGGCTCCGGGAGCGGGAGCCGCCGCTGCGCCCGGGATCCCCGCGGTCTTTGGACCGGTCACCCCGGCCGGGCGCTGGAGGGCTTCCCGAAGCTCCCGGATCCGCTCCACCTCCACGCCCGCCTCGGCCCACCGCTCGCCAAGGGCTTGGGCCAGGGGCCCGTCGCCCACCACCCAGAGGCGGCCGGGCAGCCCTTCCTGCCCCCCGATGGCCTCCGCACCGGTCGCCTGGCCGCCGGCGGCGGCCGGCCCGGTTTCCGGAGAGTTGCCTGCGAGCCCGCTCCCCGCCGCCACCTGCCGCCAGCCCCGCCAGGCCACCCCCACGGGCTCCCCCGCTTCGCCGTAGCGGTAGAAGCCGCGACCCGCCTTGCGCCCCAGCCAGCCCGCGGCCATCAGCTGCTGCTGGATGGGGTGGGGCCGGTAGCGGGCTTCGCCGCCATACCCCTCGAACACCGAACGGGTCACCGCCAGGTTCACGTCGACGCCGATGAGGTCCATCAGCTGGAACGGCCCCATGGGGAAGCCGGCGGCTCGCACCAGGGCGTCGATGGTCTCGACCCCCGCCGCCCCCTCGCCCAGCAGCCGGAGGGCCTCGCCGTAGAAAGGCCGGGCCACCCGGTTGACCACGAAGCCCGGGGTGTCGGCGCACACCACGGGCTCCTTGCCCAGCCGGCGGGCCAGGTCGACCCCGCGGGCCACGGCCTCGGGCGCGCTGAGGGCGCCGGCGACCACTTCCACCAGCCGCATGGCCGGCACCGGGTTGAAAAAGTGCAGGCCGATGACCCGCTCCGGCCCGGGGACCACCCGGGCCAGGGCCGTGATGGACAGGGACGAGGTGTTGCTGGCGATCAGGGCCTCGGGGCGGACCCGCCGGCCCACGCTCGCCAGCAGGTCCTGCTTGAGCCCCAGATCTTCGGGCGCCGCCTCGATCACCACGGCCGCCGGGGCCACGGCGCCCAGGTCCGTAGTGGTCTGCAGCCGCCCGAGCCGTTCCGCCGCCGTGCCCGGAGGAACGCGGCCCTCCTGCTCGTGGCGCCGCCAGGCCTCCTCAAGCCGCCGGCGGGCCCGTTCCAGGGCGGCGGTGGCCACATCGTAGAGGACCACGGCAAACCCCGCCTCCACGGCCACCCGGGCGATGCCGCCGCCCATGGTGCCGGCGCCCAGCACCGCCACCACGGCCCCGGGGTCCACCAGGGACCCACCCGCCGGCCCCAAGGGGGCCGGACCGGCGGCGGCCCCACCGGGTCCCGCGGAGGCGGCTCGGGCCTGCTCGCCGGGGGACGGTTCGCCCGCAACCGTTGACCTGTTCACCGGGGCGGCCTCCCGTCAGCGACCCTGGAAGCGGGGCTCGCGCTTCTCCAGGAACGCCTGCACTCCTTCGGCGTGGTCGGCGGTGTGGCCGGCGATCTCCTGCAGGTACGCCTCGTATTCCAGCACCTCCGCCAGGCGGGCTCCCGCGGCAAAGTTGAAGGCCCGCTTAGCCAGGCCGATGGCCCGGGTGGCGCCGGCGGCCAGCCGCTGGGCCCACTGGCGCGTGGCCTCGGCCAGTTCCTCATGGGGCACCACGCGGTTGACCAGCCCCATCCGCAACGCCTCCTCGGCAGGGACCAGGTCGCCGAAGAAGGCCATTTCCGCCGCCCGGGCCGGCCCCACCAGCTGCAGGAGGAACAGGCTGGTGCCCGAATCGGGCGCCAGGCCCACCTTGACGAACACCTGCCCGAAACGGGCCTGCTCCGAGGCGAGGCGCAGGTCGCACGCCAGGGCCAGCCCCAGGCCGGCCCCCGCCGCCACGCCGTTGACGGCCGCCAGGACGGGCTTCTCCATGGTCCGGATCTTCCAAATCAGGGGGTTGTACCGCTCGCGCAGGGAGGCGATGAAGGACTTCTCGCCGCCCTCCTGCCGGCTCTTGAGGTCTTCCCCGGCGGAAAAGGCGCGCCCTGCGCCGGTGATTACCACGCAGCGTACCTCGGGGTCCCGCTCCGCCCGGCGCAAGGCGTCCAGCAGCTCGGAGGTCATGGTCCGGTTGAAGGCGTTTAGCACCTCGGGCCGGTTGAGGGTAAGGGTAAGGACGCCGCCCTCCCGCTCGGCCAGGATGGTGGTGTAGCGGCCGTCGCCTTCGGCCATGAACGTCATCCCCTCCCGCAGGATCTGGCCCGGCCTGGGCCTGTTACGCCAATTGGCGGGAGGCGGGTGGATTTCCTTGCGGCTTCCTTGCCGGGGGGTGAGGGGGCTCAGATCAAAGGGCCTTCATCTGCTCGAAGGGGTTGCGGCAATCCAGGCAATACCACAGGCTGCGACACGGGGTCGGCCCGAAGGCGTTCTCCCGGCGGGTACGGCGGGACCCGCAGAAGGGGCAGGTGGCGGCGTAGGCAGCAAGGGTATCCAGACGCCGCAATGCCCCGCAGCCGGCAGGTCCCGGAAGCACCCGGGTGCCACCCTCTGCGAGGTCCGGTGCTCCGGCACCCGGCACCCCGGCACCGGCACCCTCGGCGTCTCCTCCCCGAAACTGTCCCGGCCCATGCGGCTCCGGCGCAGGTCGCTCGGTGGAGGGCCGCCCCGCTCCCGCGGGCGGAGGGGGTGCAATGCCAAAGGAGGCCAGCTTCCGCCGCCCCTCGGGCGTGATCCGATCGGTGGACCAGGGCGGGCTGTAGGCGACCCGCACCTCCACCTGCCGCACGCCCGGGACCGCCTGCAACCGCCCGGCGACCGCCTGGCGGATCAGCCCCAAGGCCGGGCAGCCCACGAAGGTGGGCAGCAGCGTGACCTGTACGCTGCCGGCGCGGGCATCAGCTTCCACGCCCTCCACCATCCCCAGGTCGACGACGCTGACCACGGGGATCTCCGGATCGGATACCTCCGCCAGGGCCTGCCACAGAGCGTCCCGCAGCGCCCGGTTCTCCTGCTGCGCAGCGTCCGGACGCCGGCCGGCGGCGGGCCCGCTTCCGGCCTGGGCTCCGGTCTCGCCCGGCCGGCGGGACCCCCCGGCCCCGCCGTTCCCACGGGAGCGGTGATTCCCCTGGCACGGGGCCTGCCCGGGGGCGCTGCCGTCCCCGGGCGAACCGGCCGGCACGGATCCCGATGTCTGCGGCAACGGTCCCGTAGAACCCACGGGCTCTCCCCCCCATGGCCCGGCGCCGTAGCCGGACCCGGCCTCATGGCCATGCGTCCGCCGGCCCCCTTACCACTCCGCCGCCGGGTCCGAGCGGTAGACCGACGTCATCTCCGCCAGCAAGGCCGTCAGGGCGGGCGAGTGGTGTCCTCGCCGGCCTCCCAGGCCTCGCTCGATCCCGGGGGCCGCCGGGCCCCCCTCGGTCCCGGGATCCGCCGGTTCCACGCCAGCCGGTTCTCCCGGTCCCGCCTGCCCCAGCACCGGTTCGGCCAGGCCGGCCTCTGCCAGCACCTGGCCAACGGCCGCCCACCACAGCCGGCGGAGCTCCTCCAGGCCGGTCCCCCGCCAGCGGGCAGCCTGCTCCTCCCCGTCTACCGGTTCGAAGAACCCGGCCGCCAGGGGCAGGGCCCGGGCGAGGGCCGACGCCAGCCGCTCCCGTGCCTCGCCGCCGGCGCGGCTGAGTTCGACCACCCACTGGCGGAAGTGGGCCTGGTGGTAAGCCTCCTCCCGGGCAATGCGGGCCGCCGCCGCGGCCAGCGGCTCGTAGGGCGATCGGGCCAGCGCCGGCCACAGCACGGCCTCGTACTCGCTGTAGAGGAAGTGGCGGGCGATCTCCGCGGCCCAATCGCCGTTGGGCTGTTCCAGCAGGACGGCGTTGCGAAAGTCCTGAGGATCCCGGCCGAAGGCCAGGGCATCGGGATCCCCGCCTCCCTGGCCGAGATCGGCGAGCAGCTGATAGAGCAGGGCGCTGTGCCCCACCTCGTCCTGGGCGATGGAGGAGAAGGCCACGTCTTCTTCCAGGTAGGGAGCCACGCCCGTCCACTCCGACGCCCGGTGGCCGGCGATCAGCTCGTCGTCGGCCAGGGCGAAGAGCAGGGCCACCAGGCCCCGGTCAGCGCCCGAGGTAGCCGCGACCGCCGGGTGGGAGGG
This is a stretch of genomic DNA from Thermaerobacter sp. PB12/4term. It encodes these proteins:
- a CDS encoding enoyl-CoA hydratase/isomerase family protein, with translation MTFMAEGDGRYTTILAEREGGVLTLTLNRPEVLNAFNRTMTSELLDALRRAERDPEVRCVVITGAGRAFSAGEDLKSRQEGGEKSFIASLRERYNPLIWKIRTMEKPVLAAVNGVAAGAGLGLALACDLRLASEQARFGQVFVKVGLAPDSGTSLFLLQLVGPARAAEMAFFGDLVPAEEALRMGLVNRVVPHEELAEATRQWAQRLAAGATRAIGLAKRAFNFAAGARLAEVLEYEAYLQEIAGHTADHAEGVQAFLEKREPRFQGR
- the paaC gene encoding 1,2-phenylacetyl-CoA epoxidase subunit PaaC, with translation MNRSNRAHAMEPLPSHPAVAATSGADRGLVALLFALADDELIAGHRASEWTGVAPYLEEDVAFSSIAQDEVGHSALLYQLLADLGQGGGDPDALAFGRDPQDFRNAVLLEQPNGDWAAEIARHFLYSEYEAVLWPALARSPYEPLAAAAARIAREEAYHQAHFRQWVVELSRAGGEARERLASALARALPLAAGFFEPVDGEEQAARWRGTGLEELRRLWWAAVGQVLAEAGLAEPVLGQAGPGEPAGVEPADPGTEGGPAAPGIERGLGGRRGHHSPALTALLAEMTSVYRSDPAAEW
- the paaD gene encoding 1,2-phenylacetyl-CoA epoxidase subunit PaaD produces the protein MGSTGPLPQTSGSVPAGSPGDGSAPGQAPCQGNHRSRGNGGAGGSRRPGETGAQAGSGPAAGRRPDAAQQENRALRDALWQALAEVSDPEIPVVSVVDLGMVEGVEADARAGSVQVTLLPTFVGCPALGLIRQAVAGRLQAVPGVRQVEVRVAYSPPWSTDRITPEGRRKLASFGIAPPPPAGAGRPSTERPAPEPHGPGQFRGGDAEGAGAGVPGAGAPDLAEGGTRVLPGPAGCGALRRLDTLAAYAATCPFCGSRRTRRENAFGPTPCRSLWYCLDCRNPFEQMKAL
- a CDS encoding 3-hydroxyacyl-CoA dehydrogenase NAD-binding domain-containing protein: MNRSTVAGEPSPGEQARAASAGPGGAAAGPAPLGPAGGSLVDPGAVVAVLGAGTMGGGIARVAVEAGFAVVLYDVATAALERARRRLEEAWRRHEQEGRVPPGTAAERLGRLQTTTDLGAVAPAAVVIEAAPEDLGLKQDLLASVGRRVRPEALIASNTSSLSITALARVVPGPERVIGLHFFNPVPAMRLVEVVAGALSAPEAVARGVDLARRLGKEPVVCADTPGFVVNRVARPFYGEALRLLGEGAAGVETIDALVRAAGFPMGPFQLMDLIGVDVNLAVTRSVFEGYGGEARYRPHPIQQQLMAAGWLGRKAGRGFYRYGEAGEPVGVAWRGWRQVAAGSGLAGNSPETGPAAAGGQATGAEAIGGQEGLPGRLWVVGDGPLAQALGERWAEAGVEVERIRELREALQRPAGVTGPKTAGIPGAAAAPAPGAAQANPAGPAVTAASTAAATAETPAAPGTPETSAAPETSETSATPATPVPPPAPASAGGPLPAAVVITWEDLDPLAPGFWSQALEDLARLEAGLPPGVLLLVSLLPGPVAEQAWVLVHPQRVVGWAAAPPLGQAVELAAGPTTSPAALARARSWFERAGLAAHPVADGPGGVAARMVAMLIQEAAAAEADGIAEGEAIDRAMRLGTGYPRGLLEWGALWGWRRVLALVEGLWRHYREERYRPLPALRRRALRESKRPGGRASRAPGGTSPGAGRHRVGRRLGEVHRGTGGPW